The Gossypium hirsutum isolate 1008001.06 chromosome A13, Gossypium_hirsutum_v2.1, whole genome shotgun sequence nucleotide sequence ACTTTGAGAGGAAAACTACAACAGAGCATTTGTGTTACTAACCTGGCGCATCCCAACACAAGAATTTGCTAAAGCAAGCAACCCAAGAACCGCCGTTATCCGCGTCGCACCAAACTCCCTCCTGACTTTGGCGTTAACTTATTCTTGGAGAAACCTAGAACTGAAACCGACATGTCCACTGACACTGAACAAATAAAGTCAATTTACGGTCACAATAGTGATTCACCTGAAGAAGAAGACGACAAAGAAGATCATGTGAATATTGATCTTGCTTGGGAATCAGATGAGGTTGAAGCCATATCTTCACTTTTTCAGGGAAGAATTCCTCAAAAACCTGGAAAAGTAGGTAGAGAGAGGCCTCTTCCTGTCCCACTTCCTTACAAGCTACGGCCACTGGGATTTCCTATGCCAAAGAAACACGTTAAGAAGTCTTCTGCTGGGGTAAACTCATCTCGTGCTTCTGTATCACAACAGTTATATAAGAACCCAAGCTTTCTTATTGGCTTATCTAAAGAGATTAAAGACCTTGCTTCCGATGATGATGTGTCTGCAGTTCTCAATAAATGGGCTCCCTTTTTGCGTAACGGTTCATTATCAATCACAATTCGGGAATTGGGTCTTATGGATCTTCCACAAAGAGCTCTGCAAACTTTCTGTTGGGCTCAGAAGATGCCTCACTTGTACCCTGATGATAGGATTTTGACTTCAACTGTTGAAGTATTGGCTAGGAAGCGTGAATTAAAATTGCCCGTCAACTTGGAGAAGTTCACGAGCTCGACCAATCGTAGTCTGATTGAGGCAATGTTGAAAGGATTTGTTAAAGGTGGAAGCTTGAACCTTGCATGGAAGCTTCTTTCGGTTGTGAAGCAAAGTAAAAGAATGCTGGATCCAGGCATTTACGCAAAGCTAATATTGGAGCTTGGAAAGAATCCTGATAAACACATCCTTGTAGAGGAGTTACTGGGTGATCTTGGAGAAAGAGATAATTTGAATTTGAGTCAGCAGGACTGTACAGCGATCATGAAGGTTTGCATTAGGCATAGGAAGTTTGAGATTGTGGAGAGCTTGTTTTACTGGTTCAAGCAATCAGGGCGTGACCCCAGTGTGGTGATGTACACAACATTGCTTCATAGTCGTTATTCTGAGAACAAGTACATGGAAGCATTAGCTCTGGTTTGGGAAATGGAGGCCAGGGAATGTCTCTTGGATCTTCCTGCTTATCGTG carries:
- the LOC121212128 gene encoding pentatricopeptide repeat-containing protein At2g01860, translated to KQPKNRRYPRRTKLPPDFGVNLFLEKPRTETDMSTDTEQIKSIYGHNSDSPEEEDDKEDHVNIDLAWESDEVEAISSLFQGRIPQKPGKVGRERPLPVPLPYKLRPLGFPMPKKHVKKSSAGVNSSRASVSQQLYKNPSFLIGLSKEIKDLASDDDVSAVLNKWAPFLRNGSLSITIRELGLMDLPQRALQTFCWAQKMPHLYPDDRILTSTVEVLARKRELKLPVNLEKFTSSTNRSLIEAMLKGFVKGGSLNLAWKLLSVVKQSKRMLDPGIYAKLILELGKNPDKHILVEELLGDLGERDNLNLSQQDCTAIMKVCIRHRKFEIVESLFYWFKQSGRDPSVVMYTTLLHSRYSENKYMEALALVWEMEARECLLDLPAYRVVIKLFIGLKDLARAVRYFSKLKEAGFSPTYDMYRDLINMYMVAGRVGKCKEVCKEASMAGFSLDKRTLLNLSKLEKDILG